The sequence below is a genomic window from Gossypium hirsutum isolate 1008001.06 chromosome A11, Gossypium_hirsutum_v2.1, whole genome shotgun sequence.
ATAGTGGTAATAAcgtaatagtattagaaatatacgatatataatattgaaggtaaatacataatatatacatattagaaataatcataatattagaaacaactattaataatactacataaatagatatatagtagtagcatatacataatatagttaaaaaatatataaagtaagataatatgggaaataaaaaaaatatataaacgatATAATATTAGGGCAtatgcaaaacaataaaaatacaatattaaaagatatatatatataatgtatacataatataatattaaaatatttacatggtatatacataataatgtaaaaaataaactattagtaatattataaatatatacatatagtagtaataataatataaaggtaTTTCATATAAACAGGTATGCAcgtgaaaaaaagaagagagaaaaataataattacaaaagtatgaaatcaaaataatatgtagAAACATGTTTATTCTAAAAAGAATAACTGCAACTTAATTGAGAGAAGAAACAAAATCCAAGAGATAACTTACAAGTAAAACAAATTATTGAAACAGAATTTTAGGCTAAAATTAATTGCGTATAAATGTCCgatatctaaaattaaaaatgcccCAAATCTTAAAATACCGCTCAAAGGGGGCAAATTGAAATAGCACACAGACTgcagggccaatttaaaataatataaaacttaaatatgGCCCGATTGAAGGCTAACACAAAGGAGGGGACCAATTGCGCAAATTACCCAATTAAAGGTAACATGCATGGTCCCAAGCAAAAAAGTTGATTCCACTCCCCCCATgctactttgttttattattaattaaaactactccCCCATactactttgttttattattaattaaaactattcccccatactattttgttttcattattaattaaaaccattcccccatactattttgtttttattattaattaaaaccatactttattttctctttttttatcataaaaaatcctttcttttttaagaaaaaaaaataacaaaaaaagagttaaaacacCACTTTACCACCCtacattcatttttcaaaataaagagaAGGCTCTCAACTCTCTCAACCCTTCCCTTCCTCCGATCATCGGACCGGCCATCAACTGTCACGCCGGTCACCGGCCACCGACGGCGGCGCCGTCGTCCACGGTGGGCGAAAAATCTTCCGAGGCCCTTTTTCGCTTCTCTTCTCGAGTAGAGCCCGGATTTGGGGTTAAAACAACCCAAAACCCTTCAAAAATTAATGAGAAACACCATAAAACTCAAGAATCCATTCGGATTCCGGCCACCGATCCTTGGCGGTGGCTTCCTCGATCGTCCACAATGTTGGAAAACCGAACACCAGTAAGTTCCTTccctcttttccttttttttttattttttaagtttttttgtgttaaaatatttataaaatagataaaatgaaCGAATAGAAAgaagatcaaaaataaaaataaggacaaacaccttttgaacttgttttttccttttgatttctcCCGAAAATCTCTGTAATACAACCCCCCTTAATACAATCTCTTCTCTCCAAAAATCAATCGATTCTTCCTCAAAATACCATCGATCCCCCTCCTCCTTTTACAATCGGTTCTagtatggcttttatagccatttacaaactttattatatatatttgctatcttttcttcttcttatatgGCAGACAAACGGTGGTGGAGGCATGTGCCACTTGGTAGTGGTTGGAAGTGGGTGGTTGAGGCTTGCGGCTAGGGTTTCTAATTTCTAAAAataggttgtgggctagggtttctaAGCTTTTGGGCTtcttttaggttttaatttttgggttgtaattgggttGGTAGCTTTGTTTGTAAATAGACTTTTAATgggcattttgatttttttctttattttttttttcaaaatttggtttatttattttaaggccTGGGCAAAATATGGGTTCTACACACATGTGTTTTAAGTATATATGTCTCCTATCATATTTGAGCGAACATTTAAATCTCAAGCTAATGGCTAAGTTAATAGAAAAAttggataaatctcaaaactatatgTAAACTTTGGCATAgtatgtaattttatacatgaaatttcaatttaatctaattttcacaaattattaacacaattattaatataacatcattttatgtttatatattgcataaacaaataattatatttatccactacaaaaataaattgatgtgcAAAAAATATTAGGCCTGAAAATGGGTTTGTGCAAAAAATTCAAGcgcatttaaaatatgggttgaaCTTAGACTTGAATGTTCAagaaagtttataatattttatattatgttatttttatatattatgtaatttaaaaaatattaaaaagataaacttatactaaatatataatattactctaatgtaaacattaaaataatgttaagatcaCTATATAAAATTTTGcagtaaataaaaaatgtataaaattattaaatattaaaataatataatataaatatttttaaaaaaattaaaaataatatgggagggtctaaaatgggcttgggttagtcttttacaaatatggacatgtttaagtaaaattttaaacccataTTTCAGGTTGCGTCGGACTTGGGCAAATATAAAGAATGTTAATATCATTCTTAAGCTTGGCCCGAATCAAACCCATAAGCACCTCTAGGTTTAGCCTTTGGCCTGATTTTGAAAATCTTGCATGTAAAATACCTAAAAAAATCAATGTTTTTAGAACCAGACCGACGGTCGAATTGGTTACGCCATTAGTTTGTTGATTCAACTagttcatttaaataaataatttaaaaattaaaaaaaatagttcaaCTGATTTTTTTCCAATTCGGTTCATATCGATTTGTGATTCAACTGGTTTGAAACTGTTTTTCAAATTGGTACCCCAATTGATTCTCAATCCAACCGATCTGATGAATCTATTTAATCTATTCAAACaaccataaaaaaaaaatcatgccaACATGaatactatttaaattttaaaatattttaatttatattatatcaataaaacgatttaatttatttaattgtcaGTTAAGctttaaataacaatttaaatgtaataaggacggtttaaaattttaaataaatgtacTTATTATATTgacaatttaaatttaatatattaaaaatatgacaaaaataataaaatttaatttttttaaacacgttaaatttaaattatgtatataatgatatttgcattttacaatttcatcaatgTGTTTGATGGTTGAGTTGTGCTTGCCTAcgtttttaaaattttgctttcttttaTGCCTAACTTTTTAATTAGTTTCTCATAATTAACATATGCAAATAAATCGTGCTTTGAATGTTTTAATCAATCGTGCAAACACGAATATGACATAAATAATAAatgtgttataattttttaaatatatagtattatttatatttttattaaatattcttaaattattatttaaattttaaaatattttaattaagtcttTAAAGCGTGagtattatatcaataaaattaatttatttttatagttgTCAATTTAGGCTTTAAATTTCAATTCCTACGAACTCATCACATTAATAACTTGATTCTACCATATTAAAAGCACGACAAGATTATAAAATTTAagagtattatttttttttctttttttaacacaTTAGATTCAAGTTGTCTATCATATTTGAGCAAACATTTAATGCTCAAGCTAATGGTTAAGTTAATAGAACAATGGGCCGggtaaatctcaaaactatacatgaactctGGCCTgatatgtaattttatacatgaattttgattttgtgtaattttatacatgaaattttaatttgatcaaattcttacaaattattaatacaattattgatataacaatGGTTTATGTTTATGTATTGCataacaaataattatatttatccactACAAAAAATagattgatgtatttatttctttaaatgtatatgattgaatcaaaaataaaattccatATATGTgtaattgcaccaaatcaaagtttattataattttgagatttatcctagAAAAATCAAATTGGTATGATTATGAAATCTTGAGAATTCAATtagaatgttttgaaatttaaaatccaatttaaaatttaggttaTGATTTGCAAATGTATAGTgcaaataatcattttatatgtttttattttatttattattctattttaaagGAAATTTATTTCATACATTACCGGTGAAGTTTAAAAACTAAACAAATAAAGTTAAATGGGTGGCACATACCTTTTTAAGTtgaagtaaaataaattattttttggtaaattacaaGAGAAGGGCAAAGCCCTAACCCAAGCCACACTTGGGACGGTGAACACCCTACCCATCAAACTAATACATGGGATTCAAgttaaataatgtttttttaatgAAAGATATGATAGAATTTAAAACCTACTTGTGAAATTAACAATTTTCATTGATGATACATTAAATGCTAACcttattttaagtattttttggGGGGGTTAATGCACTATTTGGGCTTGAATTTGGTAATTATTCTTATATTAGAGCTTGAACTTTTTTGTTTCAAGATAGTCCCTCAACGTGGCAATTGTTTACACATTGGAGCCTTTTTTTTTTGATCAAGTTAGTCTCTGATATTTAATCTAAAAAAAAGTTCGAGCTCCAATATAAGAACAATTACCAAGTTTAGAAACTAACTTGGACAAAAGAAAAGTCTAAGCTATGGGAACAGTTGCCTAATCCAGGTCCTAATATAAAAACAATTGCTAAGTTTAGATATTAACTTGAACAAAAGaaaagttcaatctcgaaccccaAAATGGGAATAAATTTAAAGTCTAAGTCTCAATCTGAGAACAATTATCAATTTCAgaaattaacttaaacaaaaaaaaattaattcaaactcTAACATGAGAGCAATTGCCAAATTTAAACACAAATATTACGTTATcaatttgttattttcttttgtttgcctAATCCATTTCACAATATGGGTTTACATAGTAAAACATTTTACATTCTTTTCGTATTGAAAAGTCTTGTTTACATGAAGGGAGTGTTAGTTTCTTGCAAAGTAAGATATTCTTTTATGcttaataaagaaaaagaacaagatgAAAGAAAATTAGAGTTTGGGTCCTTGGGTTCATAATATCTAAACAGATATAATTGTTAACAAAAGAGATAGTCATAATCTCTAAACACCTTGGATTCCATGGGGTTTGGCCCTTTTTACTTTTCCagctttttcattaattttacaaTGTCTCCAGCTTTTGAAGCTCTTTTCTCCCACATATTTCAATTATTTGTACGGATCCACATCGACAAATTTTGCTCAAGTTGATGTAATTGTGCAGAGCACCCACGTGTCCTCATCCCAACTTTGTCTCCATTGAGAAATTTGTGTCAAACATTACTCGGTGATGGTGGGACCATTTCCCACCAATCAacattactttttatttaattacactACTCGGTGGGTGGATGGTAACATCTATAAAAATACTCAAGTCTCTGCATTTATGGATCAACATCTGTGTTTCAACTTGTTccaatcattttcattttcttctcttgCAGCAATCAAgcacttttttctttaatttcagtTTGAACCAACAATGGCCGAAGCAATTGCTTTCGACATCGCCACAGAGCTCATTACTAAGTTGAGCTCTCGTGCGCTCTCTCAAGTTGGACTGTGGTGGAATCTCAAACATGACATCGACGACCTCACACGCACTGTCCGTACTATCAAAGCTGTGCTTCTTGACGCAGAAGAGAAATCGGTGACCGACAATCTCATCAAAGTTTGGCTTGAAGAGCTGAAAGATGTACTTTATGATGCTGACGACTTGCTCGATGATTTCTCTGCCGAATCTTTGCGGAAAGATCTAATGGGTGGGAACAAGCTGACGAAAGAGGTACGCCTTTTCTTCTCAAGCTCAAACCAGTTTGCTTACGGTCTTAGAATGGGTGGTCAAATTAAGGCCATTAAAGCGAGGCTAACTCTTATTGGAAGTGAGGCCAACAATTTCGGCTTCTTGGTGCGTGACCGCCCCATAGAAACCTCTTTCATGACTAAAAAGAGGCCGCAAACACACTCTTTTGTGCCTAAAGATAAAATAATAGGGAGGGATGATGATAAAGCGTCTCTTCTAAAACTCATGTTAGAGTTTGAAAGTGAAGAGAATGTTTACATCATTCCAATTGTGGGGTTTGGAGGATTAGGGAAGACTGCCTTGGCGCAGTttgtttataatgataaaatggTCCATGATCATTTTGAATTGAAGATGTGGGTGTGTGTTTCAGATGTTTTTGATGTCAAAATAATTGTAGAAAACATTATCAAATCTGCAACTAATCGAGCACCAGATCAAAATCTTGAAATAGACCAATTGCAAAGACAACTTCGAGATATAATTGATGGGAAAAAATATTTGCTTGATTTGGATGACATTTGGAATGAGGAGAGGGAAGAATGGATTAGTTTAAAAGAGTTATTGGTAGGTGGGGTTAAAGGAAGTAGGATAATAGTAACTACTCGCTCTTGGAGAGTAGCAAAGATTACTAGTAAATGTCAGCCTTATGTTCTGAAAGGCTTGTCTGATGACGATGCTTGGTGCTTGTTCAAAGAAATAGCATTTGAGCAAAGATATGCAGACTCAACAAATTCAGCATTTGTGGAAATAGGGAGACAAATTTTGGAAAGGTGTGGTGGGGTTCCCTTGGTCATAAGGACGATAGCAAGTACATTATTTTACAAAGAAACTGAGAAAGAGTGGCGTTCTTTCAAAAATAATGAACTTGTTAGAATATCTCAAAACGAAGGTAAATTTCTACCTACACTTAAGTTGAGCTACGATCATCTCCCATCCCATTTGAAGCATTGCTTTGCTTATTGTCGCTTGTATCCAAAAGATCATGAAACTAATGTACAAACTCTAGTTCAATTTTGGATTGCACAAGGTTTCATAAAGCAATTAAATCCAAGCCAATCTCCAGAGGAGATCGGGTTtgggtattttaaaaatttagttgatagAAGTTTCTTTCAAGAGGTAAAAAATGATGAAACTTGGTTTACAACATGTAAAATGCATGATTTAATGCATGATCTAGCTGAATCAGTAGCGGGGATAGAGAGTTGTGTTGTAGATTCAGATAAAATTGCAAGTAAGGTTATTGAAAACTGTCGCCATATATCAATTAATCCTTCATTAATTCCTTTGCTTAAGGGAAAGAAGTTGCGAACCTTGTTATATATTTCAAACAACAGAGTTAGAAATTTGAGCGATGATGAAATTTGGGATTTGATAATTACACGTTGTACATACTTGCGTGTATTGGCATTGAATGATTTAGGTATTGAGAAGATTTCACCTCTATTTACAAGTGAAACATTTGAGGTATCTTAATCTTTCTAAGAGTTTCTTTATTAAGATTCTCCCAGAGAGTATTTGCAAGATTCAGAATTTGCTTGTGCTGAAACTTGATGGGTGTTGGAAGCTTCAAGAATTGCTAAAGAAGATTGAAAAATTGGTGAATCTTACCCATCTTGCGTGTCGTGATTGTTTTGGTTTAACTCATATGCCACGTGGAATAGGGAAGCTGACTTCACTTGAGACGTTAAGCGAGTTTGTAGTGGATAAAGATGGGTCCCATGGCGGTGCAGATCTAAGTGAATTGAGACTGCTTAACAACTTAAGGGGACAGCTACAAATAAGAAATTTGGGAtttgtaaaaaatgcaaaagagAAGTTTAAGGCTGCTAATTTGAAAGAGAAGCAACATTTGAGATCGCTGAATTTATATTGGAATGCTGAtaacgatgatgatgatgatgagaagTCACTTGAAGACCTCCAGCCCCATCCTAATCTTAAGGAGCTCTGGATTCGAGGATGGAGGGGTGATGCCAAGTTTCCAAGTTGGCTTTCTTTGCTCACAAATCTCGTCAAAATTAACATAAGAGATGGTAATTTCAAACATAACCCGTCCTTTGCTCAATTGCCTTGTCTTAAACATCTGCATATTGATAATTGTACTGAGCTGCAGTACATGGATGATAATAGCCCAAAAGGAAGTCAAGGAGAAGCACAATCATTCTTCCCATCGCTTAAGCTTCTTCGGCTCTGGGACTGCCCGAATATGAGGAGTTGGTGGAGGACCAAAAAATCAATCGATGATGAGTCCAACGAGGACGACACAACTGTTATGGGAACAGCAACCACGGTATTTCCTTGTCTTTCCTCTTTAGAAATTGAAAATTTCCCTTTGACTTCAATGCCGTTGTATCCTTCACTCGATGGTGAGCTAGAGTTGAAGAATACCAATTCAAGGCCATTAAAGCAGACTATCAAGATGAACATCACTAGCAGGACCCCATCAAGTTCAACCTCTTCTCTTCCTCTCTCCAAGTTGAAATCTTTCATTGTAAACAGCATTGAGGGATTGGACACTCACACGCTAGATGAGTGCCTGCAACATCTCACTGGCCTTAAAACTTTAGAAATAAGGGATTGCAAGGAGGTTGATTTAGAGGGCATGCAATGGGAACGCCTTAAGAATCTCTCTGGTTTGCGGATTGATAATATTCCAAAGCTGGTGTCTCTCCCCATTGGGCTTCGACATCTTGTTCAATTGAAAACATTAGGAATTCGTAATTGCAGTGCATTGAGGTCACCCTTTCCTGTGTTCCAACATCTCACTTTCCTTGAATACTTTTCAATAAGCAACTGCAAGGAGCTGGAGTTATCTG
It includes:
- the LOC121210116 gene encoding putative disease resistance protein RGA3: MAEAIAFDIATELITKLSSRALSQVGLWWNLKHDIDDLTRTVRTIKAVLLDAEEKSVTDNLIKVWLEELKDVLYDADDLLDDFSAESLRKDLMGGNKLTKEVRLFFSSSNQFAYGLRMGGQIKAIKARLTLIGSEANNFGFLVRDRPIETSFMTKKRPQTHSFVPKDKIIGRDDDKASLLKLMLEFESEENVYIIPIVGFGGLGKTALAQFVYNDKMVHDHFELKMWVCVSDVFDVKIIVENIIKSATNRAPDQNLEIDQLQRQLRDIIDGKKYLLDLDDIWNEEREEWISLKELLVGGVKGSRIIVTTRSWRVAKITSKCQPYVLKGLSDDDAWCLFKEIAFEQRYADSTNSAFVEIGRQILERCGGVPLVIRTIASTLFYKETEKEWRSFKNNELVRISQNEGKFLPTLKLSYDHLPSHLKHCFAYCRLYPKDHETNVQTLVQFWIAQGFIKQLNPSQSPEEIGFGYFKNLVDRSFFQEVKNDETWFTTCKMHDLMHDLAESVAGIESCVVDSDKIASKVIENCRHISINPSLIPLLKGKKLRTLLYISNNRVRNLSDDEIWDLIITRCTYLRVLALNDLGIEKISPLFTSETFEVS
- the LOC107935756 gene encoding putative disease resistance protein RGA4 isoform X2, producing the protein MPRGIGKLTSLETLSEFVVDKDGSHGGADLSELRLLNNLRGQLQIRNLGFVKNAKEKFKAANLKEKQHLRSLNLYWNADNDDDDDEKSLEDLQPHPNLKELWIRGWRGDAKFPSWLSLLTNLVKINIRDGNFKHNPSFAQLPCLKHLHIDNCTELQYMDDNSPKGSQGEAQSFFPSLKLLRLWDCPNMRSWWRTKKSIDDESNEDDTTVMGTATTVFPCLSSLEIENFPLTSMPLYPSLDGELELKNTNSRPLKQTIKMNITSRTPSSSTSSLPLSKLKSFIVNSIEGLDTHTLDECLQHLTGLKTLEIRDCKEVDLEGMQWERLKNLSGLRIDNIPKLVSLPIGLRHLVQLKTLGIRNCSALRSPFPVFQHLTFLEYFSISNCKELELSAAGIQIFQDHTSLRFLGLENIPKCWHLPEWLQHLTNLQELYLIDLPNLTSLPDEMRCLTNLQILEIGGIPELEERCRKDIGADWHKIAHIPNIQLYQ
- the LOC107935756 gene encoding putative disease resistance protein RGA4 isoform X1 encodes the protein MPRGIGKLTSLETLSEFVVDKDGSHGGADLSELRLLNNLRGQLQIRNLGFVKNAKEKFKAANLKEKQHLRSLNLYWNADNDDDDDEKSLEDLQPHPNLKELWIRGWRGDAKFPSWLSLLTNLVKINIRDGNFKHNPSFAQLPCLKHLHIDNCTELQYMDDNSPKGSQGEAQSFFPSLKLLRLWDCPNMRSWWRTKKSIDDESNEDDTTVMGTATTVFPCLSSLEIENFPLTSMPLYPSLDGELELKNTNSRPLKQTIKMNITSRTPSSSTSSLPLSKLKSFIVNSIEGLDTHTLDECLQHLTGLKTLEIRDCKEVDLEGMQWERLKNLSGLRIDNIPKLVSLPIGLRHLVQLKTLGIRNCSALRSPFPVFQHLTFLEYFSISNCKELELSAAGIQIFQDHTSLRFLGLENIPKCWHLPEWLQHLTNLQELYLIDLPNLTSLPDEMRCLTNLQILEIGGIPELEERCRKDIGADWHKIAHIPNIQLYQGTLLAVWNSSQICY
- the LOC121210115 gene encoding uncharacterized protein encodes the protein MATKVKTPLYHPTFIFQNKEKALNSLNPSLPPIIGPAINCHAGHRPPTAAPSSTVGEKSSEALFRFSSRVEPGFGVKTTQNPSKINEKHHKTQESIRIPATDPWRWLPRSSTMLENRTPTNGGGGMCHLVVVGSGWLRLAARVSNF